Genomic DNA from Setaria italica strain Yugu1 chromosome V, Setaria_italica_v2.0, whole genome shotgun sequence:
AACTAGTCTATAGCCGGAGGAATCCGGTCAGGTGGCAAGCAAGGTGTCTGACCTTGGATCTGCTTGAGCACGGCGTCCTCGTCGAGATGCACCCGCTCGAACGCCCTGCCGGTCTTCCTCTCCCAGACCGCCAGGAGCTCGTTGTGCGACAGCGTGTTGGCCGGCGGCCTGATGTACAGCGTCCTGTTCTCGGCGCGCGGGTCGTCGGCGGCCATCACCGTGTACGTCCCGATGTCCACCTCGTCGACGTAGGACACCTTGCTGCCGCCGTctccgaggacgacggcgggcTCTTCGACGGGTGGTGACTGGGACAGGACCTGCCCGATGCCGGGCAGCCCGTAGCCGAAGAAGTAGCCCGTCCACGCGTACGtgtaggggacgccggcggcctcgacggcgcggcggaccGCCGCCTTGGGGTTGATGATCAGGGACCTGATCGGCTCCACGGCGCCCGAGCGGTCGGCGTCCAGGCCGAACTCCGATGGGAAGAACCTCTGCATATGTAGTGTACACATAGCCGTGTGTATGAAGCATCCATCGATCAGACTAACAACAAACTAAGATGTTGCTAGAAGTTAGTGTGGTTGATTTCTCTTTATCACCGTCGAAAACACTGAATTTCGCCGAATCATATGAAATTTTGGGGAATTTTCGTATTTTCCGAGGGATGAATGATATCTTCCATCCAATACCCAAAAAAAAGTGTGAAATTTTAAACCCTGAATACGTCCGCAAGAACACACCGCTAGCGAATTTTCCAATCGACGTACCTTGACGTTGCCGGTCTCCTTGATGGCGTCG
This window encodes:
- the LOC101776095 gene encoding isoflavone reductase homolog IRL, which encodes MASEKSKILVVGATGYLGRHVVAASARLGHPTLALVRDTAPSDAAKTALLKSFQDAGVTLLKGDLGDHASLVSAVKAADVVISTVGVRQIADQTRLIDAIKETGNVKRFFPSEFGLDADRSGAVEPIRSLIINPKAAVRRAVEAAGVPYTYAWTGYFFGYGLPGIGQVLSQSPPVEEPAVVLGDGGSKVSYVDEVDIGTYTVMAADDPRAENRTLYIRPPANTLSHNELLAVWERKTGRAFERVHLDEDAVLKQIQEDPIPLNSILLSIGHAVHIKGEHEFEIDPSSGVDASELYPDVKYTPVDEYLNRLL